A genome region from Coffea arabica cultivar ET-39 chromosome 7e, Coffea Arabica ET-39 HiFi, whole genome shotgun sequence includes the following:
- the LOC113690762 gene encoding fimbrin-1 codes for MSTFVGVLVSDQWLQSQFTQVELRSLKSKFASIKNQNGKVEVGDLPPLLAKLKAFGEMYNEEEIRKVLGESNPDMRSEIDFEGFLRAYLNLQSQANARKGSPKSSSSFLKATTTTLLHTVSESEKSSYVAHINSYLRDDPFLKHFLPIDPASNALFDLARDGVLLCKLINVAVPGTIDERAINMKRVLNPWERNENHTLGLNSAKAIGCTVVNIGTQDLVEGRPHLVLGLISQIIKIQLLADLNLRKTPQLVELVEDNNDVEELMGLAPEKVLLKWMNFHLKKAGYKKTVSNFSSDLKDGEAYAYLLNVLAPEHCSPATLDAKDPVQRANLVLDHAERMDCKRYLTPKDIVEGSTNLNLAFVAQIFHQRNGLSTDNKKISFAEMMTDDEQMSREERCFRLWINSLGITSYVNNLFEDVRNGWVLLEVLDKIFPGSVNWKQATKPPIKMPFRKVENCNQVIKIGKQLKLSLVNVAGNDFVQGNKKLILAFLWQLMRCNILQLLKNLRSRFQGKEISDADILKWANKKVKSTGRSSQMESFKDKSLSSGLFFLELLSAVEPRVVNWNLVTKGESDDEKKLNATYIISVARKLGCSIFLLPEDITEVNQKMILTLTASIMYWSLQQPVEDSDSSPSTTRTPDASPGSSTNGYPSPSIIDSPGVSSGLTFNGSSSPVATASPGESPAPSVNGEDDSSLGGGEVSNSTIDDAASDSTVSSSQVENEDTHPLVAEE; via the exons ATGTCTACTTTTGTTGGAGTTCTTGTTTCTGATCAATGGCTTCAGAGTCAGTTCACACAGGTTGAACTTCGCAGCctcaaatccaaa TTTGCTTCGATAAAGAATCAGAATGGTAAAGTCGAGGTAGGCGATTTGCCGCCTTTATTGGCTAAATTGAAGGCCTTCGGTGAGATGTATAACGAAGAGGAGATTCGGAAGGTATTAGGAGAATCTAATCCTGATATGAGGAGTGAAATTGATTTTGAAGGCTTCCTCAGG GCGTATTTGAACTTGCAAAGTCAAGCTAATGCAAGAAAAGGTAGTCCGAAAAGTTCCTCCTCTTTCCTCAAGGCGACCACAACCACTCTTCTTCATACAGTTAGTGAGTCAGAGAAGTCATCATATGTTGCTCACATCAACAGCTATCTCAGGGATGATCCATTCTTGAAGCACTTTCTTCCAATAGATCCAGCTTCCAATGCTTTGTTTGATCTTGCAAGGGATGGAGTACTTCTATG CAAGTTAATCAATGTTGCGGTACCTGGTACTATAGATGAGCGTGCTATTAATATGAAAAGGGTGCTCAACCCATGGGAAAGAAATGAGAACCACACACTTGGTCTCAACTCTGCAAAAGCTATCGGCTGCACAGTTGTGAACATTGGCACCCAGGACCTTGTAGAAGGAAGA CCACATCTGGTACTTGGTTTGATTTCTCAAATTATAAAG ATCCAACTGTTGGCGGATCTTAATCTCAGGAAGACACCACAGCTTGTGGAGCTGGTGGAGGACAACAAC GATGTCGAGGAGCTTATGGGATTAGCTCCAGAAAAGGTATTGCTAAAATGGATGAATTTCCATCTGAAGAAAGCAGGCTACAAGAAAActgtctcaaatttttcttctGATCTGAAG GATGGAGAGGCATATGCTTACCTACTTAATGTACTTGCACCTGAGCACTGTAGTCCAGCCACATTAGATGCCAAGGATCCTGTCCAAAGAGCAAATTTGGTTCTTGACCATGCAGAGCGAATGGACTGCAAAAGATACTTAACCCCAAAGGATATTGTTGAAGGCTCAACCAACTTGAATCTCGCATTTGTTGCACAGATTTTCCATCAGAG GAATGGCTTGTCCACAGACAATAAGAAGATCTCATTTGCAGAGATGATGACTGATGATGAACAAATGTCTAGAGAAGAGAGATGCTTCCGACTGTGGATCAACAGTTTGGGAATCACATCTTATGTCAATAACCTCTTTGAGGATGTTAGAAACGG TTGGGTATTGTTGGAGGTGCTGGACAAGATTTTTCCGGGATCAGTTAATTGGAAACAGGCAACAAAACCTCCTATAAAAATGCCGTTCAGAAAGGTGGAGAATTGCAACCAAGTCATCAAAATTGGGAAGCAATTGAAACTTTCCTTGGTAAATGTAGCTGGGAATGATTTTGTGCAGGGAAATAAGAAGCTTATACTTG CTTTTCTGTGGCAATTGATGAGGTGTAATATTCTTCAACTCTTGAAGAATTTGAGATCACGCTTCCAAGGCAAGGAGATATCTGATGCTGATATTCTAAAGTGGGCAAACAAAAAAGTGAAGAGTACAGGCAGATCATCTCAAATGGAGAGTTTTAAG GACAAGAGCCTCTCATCGGGACTATTCTTCCTGGAGCTTCTTAGTGCAGTGGAGCCACGAGTTGTCAACTGGAACCTCGTTACAAAGGGTGAAAGTG ATGACGAGAAGAAGTTGAATGCCACTTATATCATCAGCGTTGCCAGAAAGCTTGGGTGCTCCATATTCTTGTTACCTGAGGACATCACTGAG GTAAATCAAAAGATGATCCTTACTCTGACTGCCAGCATCATGTATTGGAGCCTTCAGCAACCAGTTGAAGATTCGGATTCATCTCCATCCACTACTAGAACTCCTGATGCTTCTCCTGGATCATCAACTAATGGCTATCCTTCTCCTTCCATCATTGATTCTCCTGGTGTATCCTCTGGGCTCACATTCAATGGCTCTTCATCTCCCGTTGCAACTGCTTCCCCTGGTGAATCCCCTGCGCCGTCTGTTAACGGCGAAGATGATAGTTCACTTGGTGGTGGTGAAGTGTCCAACTCGACCATTGATGATGCAGCATCCGACAGTACAGTCTCCTCTTCACAAGTAGAGAATGAAGATACACATCCACTGGTTGCTGAAGAATAG